The genomic region TCGGTGCCCGCCGGGAGCGTGCTCGCCTCGCGCCCGAAGAGCGGCACGAAGGTGCCGGCCGGCTCCGCGGTGAACCTGACCTTCGCGAGGACCCCGATCGCCTCCGAGCTCGCCGACGACGTTCCGCCTCAGCAGGACAATGATAAAGAACGCGCCGAAGCGGTGCGCCGCGTCGTGATAAAGGAGACGGAACCGACGACGATACCGTCGAAGCTCCCGGAGGTGAAGGAGCAGGAGACGAAGGTCGCGGGGGCGGAGAGAAGAGGCGAGACGAAGGAAGAAAAGAATGAGGAGCCCGTAAAGGAGACGGTGAAGGCCGAAGCTCCAAAGGAAGCGCCGCGGGCCCAGAAGCCGGCGCAGCCGCCCGCTTCTGCGGCGAAGCTCGCGAAGGTGCGCTATCAGGTCCCGCCGCTCACGAGGCCCCTTTCGCTTAAAATCGAGATGACCGACGAGATGGGGACGCGCGTGCTTAAGGACGGCACAGCGAAGAGCGGCGAATATATTTCGATGAACGTTCCTTACAGCGGAGAAGCGCGCATAACGATATTCCTGGGCGGTGACTTCGTATGGCAGGATCGCTACAATTGAAGAAGAGCGGCGGGATTTTGATCGCCCCGTCGCTCCTTTCGGCGGACATACTCAACATGGAGCGGCACATAGAGGCGCTCGAGGGCGAGGCCGACTGGCTGCACGTGGATATAATGGACGGGCATTTCGTGCCGAACCTTTCCTACGGGCCGGCGCTCGTCAAGGCGCTGCGCAGAAAATATCCCGGCGCGTTCCTCGACGTGCATATAATGGTCGAGCCGGCGGAGGATTTCCTCGATATGTTCATCTCGGCCGGAGCGTCGCTGATAGCGCTCCATATCGAAGCGGCGAAGCACATCTACCGCGCGCTGCAGAAGATCAAGGACGCCGGGCTCTACGCCGGCGTCGCGCTGGATCCGGGGACGTCGGAGGAGCTGCTCGCGCCCGTTATGCATATGACGGACCTCATCCTTGTGATGTCGGTCAACCCGGGCTATGGCGGGCAGTCCTTCATCGCCGAGACGCTGAATAAGACGCGCGCGCTGTCGGAGTTGCGCCGCGAACGCGGATTTAACTATCTTATCGAAATGGACGGCGGAGCCGGGCCAAAAAATATCGCGCAGATCGCCGAAGCCGGCTGCGACGTCGTCGTCGCCGGCAGCGCCGTTTTCGGACATCCGTCGCCGGCGTCTGTGATAAGGGAGATGCGCAGACTCGCCCGAAGGAGGTAATGTTCATGGCGGCTGAGGTCAAGACCTCGCAGAAGGAAGATCACGAAACGAATATAAAAGAAACGGCCAAAGAGCTCGGAGGCAAGCTTCGCGAACTGAGAGAAGCGCAGGGATTGACGTTTGAAGACGTCCGCGCCGCGATAAAGATACAGAAAAAATATATCGAAGCGATAGAAGAGGGAAATAGCGACATCATACCGAGGGGGCCTTTCTGCCGCAGCTTTATGAAGCAGTACTGCGAATACCTCAGAGCGGAAGACCTGTGGGCGCGCTACGGACCCCTCCTTAAAAATATAAACAGCGCCGCGAACGCGCGCCCCGGCGATAGGAGCGTGCGGGCCGGCATCGCAGCCAAGGAGCCCTACAGGCGTCCTTCCGCGCTCAAGATATGCATCCCGATAGCGATGGCGCTTTCGATAGTCGCCGCCGCGTGGATAACGTGGCAGTACCGCGGCGAGATAACCAACGAGGCCACTACGCCGCTGCAAGGCGGGACGGCGGCAGTCACGGAGGAAAGCTCGCAGGACGCCGCCGCGCCGGCAGCGCTTTCGCAGGATGCGGCGCCGGCCTCCGCCGAGCCGTCGATAGACCTCGGCTGGATGGACGGCAAGGCGCAGCCTCGGCCCGCGCAAGCCCCGGCGCCGGCCGGCGCAGAGGCGAAGGCGAGCGTGCCCGTGAACGCGGCGCCGACGCTCGTAGTGAAGGCCAAGGGCGTCGTATGGGTAAAATTTTCCATCGGCGGCAGGGTGCTCTTCGAGGGGTTGATGAAGCGGGGGGAGAGCCGCGCCTTCTCTCCCGCGGGAGACGAGCCGCTGCGCGTGAGGTACGGCAACCCGGCCAAGACCGCGATATCCTGGGCCGGCGGAGAAGAAACCCCGGCCGGGCCGGACGCCAGGCCCTTCACGAGATATTACCGCTCGGACGGCGGCGTATCGGACGAGAGATAATTCGGCGCAAGGCGCGCCTGGATGATTCTGTTATAATAACGAGACTAAAACGCATGGAGGTTTAACGATGAAAAAATTCACGGCGGCTCTGCTTATCATTCTGTGCTTTGCGTCGGCGTCGTTCGCGGCCTTCAGCAAAAGGGGATACGTGCCGGACGGCGATCCGATCCGCTACGCGGGGCTCAAGGTCACGTCGGAGGGCGTGAGCGTCACTCTGCTGAACAAGGGGGAGAGGCCGGTCGTCTTCAACGCCGCCATCGTCTTCATCGGCGAGAAGCGCAGGGAGGTCGGCGACGTCTACATCGAGAAGACGACGATCGAGCCCGGCGGCG from Synergistes jonesii harbors:
- a CDS encoding helix-turn-helix domain-containing protein, with the translated sequence MAAEVKTSQKEDHETNIKETAKELGGKLRELREAQGLTFEDVRAAIKIQKKYIEAIEEGNSDIIPRGPFCRSFMKQYCEYLRAEDLWARYGPLLKNINSAANARPGDRSVRAGIAAKEPYRRPSALKICIPIAMALSIVAAAWITWQYRGEITNEATTPLQGGTAAVTEESSQDAAAPAALSQDAAPASAEPSIDLGWMDGKAQPRPAQAPAPAGAEAKASVPVNAAPTLVVKAKGVVWVKFSIGGRVLFEGLMKRGESRAFSPAGDEPLRVRYGNPAKTAISWAGGEETPAGPDARPFTRYYRSDGGVSDER
- the rpe gene encoding ribulose-phosphate 3-epimerase; the encoded protein is MAGSLQLKKSGGILIAPSLLSADILNMERHIEALEGEADWLHVDIMDGHFVPNLSYGPALVKALRRKYPGAFLDVHIMVEPAEDFLDMFISAGASLIALHIEAAKHIYRALQKIKDAGLYAGVALDPGTSEELLAPVMHMTDLILVMSVNPGYGGQSFIAETLNKTRALSELRRERGFNYLIEMDGGAGPKNIAQIAEAGCDVVVAGSAVFGHPSPASVIREMRRLARRR